The following are encoded together in the Montipora capricornis isolate CH-2021 chromosome 5, ASM3666992v2, whole genome shotgun sequence genome:
- the LOC138048735 gene encoding uncharacterized protein, with product MTDIKLELMTNIDMFQFIEKGMRGGISYIANRYGKSNNKYMKTYDEKAPSKYIMYLDANNLYGWAMSQYLPTGGFKWMTKDHIDKIDLAKYKEDSNKGLILEVDLAYPEELHDLHNDYPLGPEKIKVNKDMLSNYCQQIADKFNVSTGLVHKLIPTLSNKEKYVLHYRNLQLYTDLGLKITKVHRVLEFNQSAWLKQYIDFNTEKRTNAKNAFEKDFFKLMNNSVFGKTMENIRKRVDVRLVTDENKLLKMAAKPTYVSSKIFNENLVAVHKIKETLTLNRPAYVGMCILDLSKTLMYDFHYNYTKQKYGTKAKLLFTDTDSLTYEIEADDVYQDFWNDKDKFDNSDYPEDSQYFNSTNKKVIGKFKDEAAGIPITEFVGLRSKMYSYMKDNQKGGKTAKGIKKNIIKNDIKHKNYKEVLFNNKQMYHTMKTIRSNLHQLGSYELNKVSLSCFDDKRYIHNNGVASYAYGHYKI from the coding sequence atgactgaCATTAAATTAGAGCTTATGACTAATATTGATATGTTTCAGTTCATTGAAAAAGGAATGCGTGGTGGAATAAGTTACATTGCCAACCGATACGGAAAGTcgaataataaatacatgaaaacatatgatgaAAAGGCGCCCTCAAAATATATCATGTATCTAGATGCTAACAATCTGTATGGTTGGGCAATGAGTCAATATTTACCAACTGGCGGTTTCAAATGGATGACTAAAGACCATATTGATAAGATAGACTTAGCCAAGTATAAAGAAGATAGCAATAAAGGTTTAATACTAGAAGTAGACCTAGCATATCCAGAAGAACTGcatgatttgcataatgactaCCCTCTGGgacctgaaaaaataaaagtcaaCAAAGATATGCTTTCTAATTATTGTCAACAAATAGCCGATAAATTTAATGTATCAACTGGTTTAGTTCATAAATTAATACCAACattaagcaataaagaaaagtacgtTCTTCATTACAGaaacctacaattgtacactgatcttggtttgaaaataactaaagTCCATCGAGTACTAGAGTTCAATCAGTCCGCATGGTTGAAGCAATATATTGACTTTAATACtgagaaaagaactaatgcTAAAAATGCTTTCGAGAAAGACTTCTTCAAACTAATGAACAACAGCGtctttggtaaaacaatggaaaacattagaaaaagagtagatgtcagattagtgactgatgaaaacaaactattaaaaatggctgctaaaccaacatatgttagcagcaagatctttaatgaaaatttagtaGCTGTTCATAagatcaaagaaacactaaccttgaacaggccggcatatgtgggtatgtgtatcctagatcttagtaagactctaatgtatgattttcattataacTACACCAAACAAAAATACGGTACCAAAgcgaaattattattcacagacacagacagcttGACCTATGAAATTGAAGCTGATGATGTgtatcaagacttttggaatgataaagacaaattcgataacagtgattatccagaagattcacaatatttcaacagtacaaataaaaaagtaatcggtaaattcaaagatgaggcAGCAGGCATACCGATAACCGAATTCGTCGGATTGAGAtcgaaaatgtattcatatatgaAAGACAACCAAAAAGGAGGAAAGACCGCTAAAGGAATCAAAAAGAATAttataaaaaatgacatcaaacataaaaattataaagagGTTCTATTTAATAACAAGCAAATGTatcatacaatgaaaacaatccgaagcaacttacatcaacttggaagctatgagtTGAATAAAGTGTCATTGTCCTGCTTCGATGATAAGCGCTATATTCACAACAATGGTGTGGCAAGTTATGCATACGGacattataaaatataa